CCTCATCCAATCTTCGCTCAACCGTTGCGTCAGTTGTGCCACCCGGTTGCGAGAGGGACGAGTTGGAGCAATGCTGAGGGTATCGACAATATGCAATAGGCTGACAATTAATTGCCGCTCGGCAGGATGATGCAGTTGCAATATGCCATTGCGCAACCAAGGAACGGGAGATGGGGAGTGCCAAGCTAAGGAAACCGGATCGCAAATGATATCCTTGCGATCGCAAGCCAAACGCAGCAGAGCGCAACAGCGAGCGCGAGCGGCTTGCCAGGTAAAGACTTGGGGAGCATTTGGATCGATGCTAGAGCACCACTGGGGATGGATGGCGAAGGGGTTGTCCAGATGGGCTTGTAGCCAAGTTGCGATCGCTTCATCTCTGAGATGCCACTCGATCCAACCCGATGGTGCCATAACTATTTTCCCATCGGAGAATGTTCTTTGGGCGAGCAAGCGTTCGGCAATGTTTGCTGCCGAGTGAGAACTGCGAGCTGCTAATGCCAGAGCAATGGGCGATCGATAGCCAAATCTTTGGTTTTCTGGGAGTAACTCCACAGAGATCGGCGGACAATTGCCCTCCTCTAATTCTAATCCGGCGAGAGCGAGCTGTAGCTGGTCTTGTAGTTGTTGGGCGATCGAGAAGCTCATCGTCAAACCGTTCCCATTGCAGTCAGTGTTGGCCATATTGTCTCATATGTGCTACAAAGAGGTGCGATCGCGGTAAAGATGGGAAAGGACTCACCATTTATTGACGATCGCTTGCCGATGCAAGAGGATTCCATTCTCCTTGTAAGGTAAAGGATGCCCAATAATAGGGTTGTCGCCATTGGGAGTTTTGCAATAGTTCTAGTTGTGCTTGTCGCAACGCTTCAGGAGGAGACATTTCTTGTTGCAAGAGATTTCGATAAAATGCGATCGCCAACTGCGCCGTTGCTTCATCATCTACGCTCCACAAACTCACTGCCAACCGAGGCGCTCCTGCATACATAAACCCTCGAGTTAACCCCACCAGTCCTTCACCGCGAATTTCTTTACCCAAACCCGTCTCGCAAGCACTTAATACGATTAACTCGGCAGGGAGATTGAGATTAAAGACTTCATGCAAGCGCAAAAATCCGTTCAAGGGGTTGCCGTCGGGATTTACTAGAGAAAAGACTAATCCAGATAAGGCAGGATTGGTACTATTGAGTAATCCGTGAGTAGCAAAATGAACGATTTGATAGTCGGAAAGTTGCGCGCTCGTGGCTAACTCTCGACTCGCTTTAAACCCGAATCCTTGCAAGCTTTCCTCCGCAGGAACTAAATCGAGGATGGTTTCTGCTTCCTGTTGCGTATAGGGCAAACGGTCAAATAAAACACCAGACTCGCGCGCCGATCGCTCCAAGTCTGGTGGCAGCACTGGTGTGATATCTTCCTCTGATGATATCACTCTCGTGTCATTTTGTCCAAATACCGGATCGGCGAGAATGGCTAGGGTTTTTGCGGCTGGAGTTCGCTGCTGGGTATCTCGGCGCAAGAGAGCTACTGTCGAGGCTGAGGGGAGATGCACCAACTCGTGGCTGGCAATTAATGGAGTGTATTCGGGAGTCTTGGGAACGGAAAGCGCGGCAAAGGGAATGTATTGCAGAGCGCCATGAGCGACGATCGCCAATCGTTTATTTTGCAAGCGATCGCCAACCGGTGCTAAAATTTGCTCGCTCAGCTCCATAGCCAGATTTTCGCTAATTTTGCGGCGAATGCGTTGGCGAGGAATAATAATGCTATCGCGAAATTGGCGGGCTAGGGTTTCTACGTCCTCTCGTGGGGGAAGTTCGTAGCTGGTTATTTCTGTGGAACTGACTGCCCAAAGATAACTGCGTTCTGCTCCGAGAAAGTATTCCAAAAGAATGGTATCCGAGTCGAGCACTTGCTGTTGGATTTGTGCCAAACTTAACGGTTGCGGTTGGGTGAGAGCAGCATAGCGAGGGCTAGAGGCGCGGATGAGCGCTTGTATTCCGCGATACCGATCGAGCAGGAGTTTAATCTCCGTAGCGATCGCATCGGCTTGCTGTTTCGTATGAGGACGGCTGAGAATGTCGATCCGTCGCTCTTCTTTCAGGTTCAGTTGTTGCTGTAACATTTGTTTTTGTTGCAACAATCCGGGAGCCACCCCAGCGCTCACGTCTCCTTGAGCTTCCGCTAAGATATCTAAGAGCGATCGCGCTCTGGCTTGTTCGCTTACCTGCAATGCTCGAGCATCGTATCCTTGTTCGGGAAACTGCCGGTGCAGTTGCATGAGCAAATCGATGTAGAGTTCGTAATAATCTTGTTTCGCGGCAAAAAAGCTGGTGCGCAACTCTTGACTGGCCACATTAATGCGCAAATCTTCGATAATTGCGATCGCCGGTTGCAAGGTTTCCAGCGCCGTTTCTAGCTCGCCTTCGGTTTGTTGCACTTGTGCGATACGATACAAACTTAACGCGGCTTTCGGGCGATCGCCAATTTCTTCGCGAATCTGCAACGCTTGTTGATAATAGTCTAAGGCTTGCTGAGATTCTCCGCGATTGGCATAGACATAACCCAGATTATTCAGCGTACTTGCTTTTCCTTTGCGATCGCCAACTTCTTCCCATAAGGGTAGAGCGCGCTCGTAATAAGGCAAAGCGCGATCGAACTGCCGCCGCGCTGCATAAGCATAACCGATATTATTCAACGTCGTCGCCGTCCCCGGAATATCTCCCACCTCTTCCCATAACGGTAAAGCGCGCTCGTAATAAATCAGCGCCTGTTGTCGCAATTCGATCGCATCATAATAAAGTCCGATATTATTCAACGTGCGCGCCATACCCAACTTGTTGTCTAGCTCCTTATACGTCGCCAGCGCTCGTTCGTAAGCGTCCACCGAACGCTCGTAGTCCCCTAAATGGTCGTAAATAACGCCAATATTATTCAGCGTCGTGGCTTCCCCATAACCATCTTCCACCTCTCGCCATAAGGGCAGCGCGCGGTTGTAGCGATCTAAGGCTTCCTGATATTTTCCCAGGCGATCGTAAACGACTCCGATATTATTAAACGTATAAGCCGCTCCTCCCACATCTTCCAAATCTTGATAATGTACCAAAGCTTGGCGATACACCTCGAGAGCGGGTTCCATTTCTCCCTGAATTTGATAAATTAAGCCCACTTGGTTTAAGCTATCGGCCGAGCCAATGCGATCGCCAGTTGCGTCGTATAGCTCTACTGCTTCCTTGCCATAGTCCAGCGCCGTCGGTAACTGGCCGATATTCTTATAAATAATTCCCAATAATAAAGCACTTAACGCCGATTGAGATTGGTTTTCCTGCTCTCGATACAACTCGTAAGCAGTTTCTAACTGTGGAATGGCTTGCTTAAATGTTTCTAAAGTTCCTTGCTGATACAACTCCAGTCCTTCAGCGAATGCGGAGTCAGCTTGGTTCGTTGCATCTGGAGCTTGTCCGAGGAGTTGGCGCTCTGGCGAGAAAGTAGTAAAAATCTGCTGTTGTCGCGATCGCCAAAACCGATCGCCCGAAGTTGCCGAAAATGCTACAGCCGCTGCATCCTGAGACATTGAGGCACTGAGAAGAGCGCAGGTTGTAAGAGTGAAGAAACCTAGCATGGATATCATCAGTCCCATGGTTACGGACTGTCGATCGTCAATCGTGAACCCAGTATAACGGGAGAGGAAAGGCTGGTTCTTTTAATGTAGCCGACGGCGATAAATTATCCCGATTATTCCAGAAGCTGGCGAACAAGCAAACATATTTTAGGGTGCGATCGCTTGTTCTGTTCTTTACTATATATATGTGATGACCCGATACTTTAATCCCGACCGCGTAAAACCCCTAAACTATGTGACTCGTTGGGGAATTTCTCTGGCATTGTTGGCGCCTTCGTTCCTCGCGGAAGCCAGTTATGCCAGTTCTCCAGAAGAATCTTTAGAACCCGCAACTGCTAAATCGACGCAGATTCAGTTAAAAGCAGGGGAGAGCTTGTCTTGGACTTCAGGAGGTTTGGCGCAAGCGCTGTCGCCTCCGGATGCGTTTGCTCCGGATGTTTACTTAGCTCAAAGTGCTTTAGGGCGATCGCTCACCATTGAAGAAATTAAAGGAACCGTGTTGCTCAACGGCCAACCCGCTCGCGTCGGCGACCAACTCACGAGTGCGGATGATGAAATTGTTACGGGCGATCGCTCTACAGTGCGGTTGCGCATTGACAGCCAGATTGGTGTCGTGGAACTCGCACCCCGCACTACGTTTCGCGTCGATACCTTGTCGGGAGGCGATCGTCCCATCAGCGGCTTTTACATTCCCCTCGGACGGGCGCGATTTTCCATTTCCAAGTTTGTGACCGATCCCGATCGCTTGTTAGGACGAGAAGATTACCCTATTGCCAGTTTAACCGCGAAGCAGTTAGAGCGGGAGCAACTCCTGGCGCAAACTGCTACCGAAACTGCACCGGTACGAGTACGAACTCCCGCAGGGGTGGCTGGGGTGCGCGGAACCTCCTTTGGGGTGAATGTGGGACCGACGGGTAAAACTGGAATTACCACCCTCGATGGGGTGGTTGGCGTCTTTAGCCAAGGCACGG
The Roseofilum casamattae BLCC-M143 genome window above contains:
- a CDS encoding FecR family protein, producing the protein MTRYFNPDRVKPLNYVTRWGISLALLAPSFLAEASYASSPEESLEPATAKSTQIQLKAGESLSWTSGGLAQALSPPDAFAPDVYLAQSALGRSLTIEEIKGTVLLNGQPARVGDQLTSADDEIVTGDRSTVRLRIDSQIGVVELAPRTTFRVDTLSGGDRPISGFYIPLGRARFSISKFVTDPDRLLGREDYPIASLTAKQLEREQLLAQTATETAPVRVRTPAGVAGVRGTSFGVNVGPTGKTGITTLDGVVGVFSQGTEVLVNPGFYAVINPGEPPTVEKITPELSILRLRAIARAGAGVRIVGRADPMDLVYVNGREVPTDPDGKFSIVVRSGDRVRITLRGPSVRERRYNFSVNLSD
- a CDS encoding CHAT domain-containing tetratricopeptide repeat protein, with translation MSQDAAAVAFSATSGDRFWRSRQQQIFTTFSPERQLLGQAPDATNQADSAFAEGLELYQQGTLETFKQAIPQLETAYELYREQENQSQSALSALLLGIIYKNIGQLPTALDYGKEAVELYDATGDRIGSADSLNQVGLIYQIQGEMEPALEVYRQALVHYQDLEDVGGAAYTFNNIGVVYDRLGKYQEALDRYNRALPLWREVEDGYGEATTLNNIGVIYDHLGDYERSVDAYERALATYKELDNKLGMARTLNNIGLYYDAIELRQQALIYYERALPLWEEVGDIPGTATTLNNIGYAYAARRQFDRALPYYERALPLWEEVGDRKGKASTLNNLGYVYANRGESQQALDYYQQALQIREEIGDRPKAALSLYRIAQVQQTEGELETALETLQPAIAIIEDLRINVASQELRTSFFAAKQDYYELYIDLLMQLHRQFPEQGYDARALQVSEQARARSLLDILAEAQGDVSAGVAPGLLQQKQMLQQQLNLKEERRIDILSRPHTKQQADAIATEIKLLLDRYRGIQALIRASSPRYAALTQPQPLSLAQIQQQVLDSDTILLEYFLGAERSYLWAVSSTEITSYELPPREDVETLARQFRDSIIIPRQRIRRKISENLAMELSEQILAPVGDRLQNKRLAIVAHGALQYIPFAALSVPKTPEYTPLIASHELVHLPSASTVALLRRDTQQRTPAAKTLAILADPVFGQNDTRVISSEEDITPVLPPDLERSARESGVLFDRLPYTQQEAETILDLVPAEESLQGFGFKASRELATSAQLSDYQIVHFATHGLLNSTNPALSGLVFSLVNPDGNPLNGFLRLHEVFNLNLPAELIVLSACETGLGKEIRGEGLVGLTRGFMYAGAPRLAVSLWSVDDEATAQLAIAFYRNLLQQEMSPPEALRQAQLELLQNSQWRQPYYWASFTLQGEWNPLASASDRQ